One genomic segment of Ipomoea triloba cultivar NCNSP0323 chromosome 9, ASM357664v1 includes these proteins:
- the LOC116030038 gene encoding uncharacterized protein LOC116030038: MGKAEEEQPLPIAGEGELRAHQNAENRRCCWRISERVSFRCVFALLLGVGVLLSALFLLPFFHRGDPEDRGLDSRFGGHDIVASFMLEKPVSLLEDHILQLEDEILDEISVSNTKVDILSLETSALSNKTKVVFAVDSDVKSTSISPTAKALIQDNFVYILIHQSNMSLTTASLFGNPASFEVLKFKGGIAVAPLQKAFTLQKVQIVFNFTLNFSIEELQVYFDELTQQLKSGLHLSPSENLFISLINPKGSTVDPPTIVRSQVFLVVGVPSKSRQKQLAQTITGSHDKNLGLNHTVFGRVKQVSLSSTVNGSAGGSPSPSPAPLPHHHHHHHHHHHHHHHHHHHRHHHHHHHHHHHHHHRDSNLAPAISPSPTPKSAPVNWRQSPIPVPALAPAPVPNPHKIHKAEPPAPPPFGPKRRSPTKEIRHRRMPPVASPVSAPNVAPFVEPKREASAPSPHRVRTSRPLPNVVYAVVPPPSMSISDAEPPDKTHSISHFSSSASTGIVYPYIWAFLLFLIALHP; encoded by the exons ATGGGAAAGGCGGAGGAAGAGCAGCCCTTACCCATAGCTGGAGAGGGTGAGCTGAGGGCACACCAAAATGCGGAGAACAGAAGGTGTTGCTGGAGAATCAGTGAGAGGGTGAGTTTCAGATGCGTGTTTGCTCTGCTTCTTGGTGTGGGCGTCTTGCTCTCTGCTCTCTTCTTGCTCCCATTCTTCCACCGTGGAGATCCAGAGGATCGGGGCCTGGATTCTAGGTTTGGAG GGCATGACATAGTAGCGAGCTTTATGCTTGAGAAACCAGTTTCTCTTTTGGAGGATCATATCTTGCAACTTGAAGATGAAATTTTGGATGAAATAAGTGTTTCCAACACCAAA GTGGATATACTTTCTTTGGAAACTTCAGCCCTATCAAACAAAACCAAGGTCGTCTTTGCTGTTGATTCTGATGTCAAAAGTACGAGTATCTCTCCAACAGCCAAGGCCCTCATCCAGGACaactttgtatatatacttattcaTCAATCAAATATGAGCTTGACTACAGCATCTTTGTTTGGGAACCCCGCATCATTTGAGGTGCTGAAATTCAAAGGAGGGATTGCTGTTGCTCCCTTACAGAAAGCATTCACCTTGCAGAAAGTTCAGATCGTTTTCAACTTCACCTTGAACTTTTCTATTGAAGAATTACAAGTTTACTTTGATGAACTAACACAACAATTGAAGTCAGGCTTACACCTTTCTCCATCTGAG AATTTGTTTATCAGCTTAATAAACCCAAAGGGTTCAACAGTGGACCCTCCCACCATCGTTAGGTCGCAAGTCTTTTTGGTGGTTGGGGTTCCCTCAAAGTCGAGGCAGAAGCAGTTGGCTCAAACAATTACTGGTTCTCATGACAAAAATCTTGGCCTGAATCACACTGTATTTGGTAGGGTTAAACAAGTCAGCCTTTCTTCTACCGTGAATGGCAGTGCTGGTGGTAGTCCGTCGCCTTCTCCCGCCCCTCTTCCTcatcaccaccatcaccaccaccaccaccaccaccaccatcatcatcaccaccaccaccgccaccaccaccaccaccatcatcatcaccatcatcatcatcatcgagATTCCAATCTTGCTCCTGCAATTTCTCCTTCTCCAACACCTAAAAGTGCACCTGTGAATTGGAGACAGTCACCAATACCCGTGCCAGCTCTTGCACCTGCCCCGGTGCCTAATCCACATAAGATTCATAAGGCCGAGCCTCCTGCTCCTCCTCCATTTGGTCCAAAACGGAGGTCCCCAACTAAGGAAATTAGGCATAGACGTATGCCACCTGTTGCATCTCCTGTCTCTGCACCAAATGTTGCTCCCTTCGTGGAACCAAAAAGAGAGGCTTCAGCACCTAGTCCGCATAGAGTTCGTACTTCAAGGCCACTGCCAAATGTAGTTTATGCTGTTGTTCCTCCCCCATCAATGAGTATATCTGATGCAGAGCCTCCTGACAAGACACATTCAATTTCACATTTCTCATCATCAG CATCCACGGGCATTGTTTATCCGTATATATGGGCTTTCCTTTTGTTTCTAATTGCACTACATCCATAG
- the LOC116029316 gene encoding 4-alpha-glucanotransferase DPE2-like isoform X1: MVNLRLLCGNKSLKSVRLSFRIPYYTHWGQHLLVCGSEALLGSWNVKKGLLLRPSHQGDELIWSGSMPVPPGFKSEYSYYVVDDEKNVVRWEVGKKRKLLLPDGLEDGLLVELRDLWQTGSDDIPFKSAFKDVIFRRTWNLDVEMPLGAIQSKLDQEDSALIQFKICCPHVDEGTSVYVIGSSLKLGQWKVQNGIKLNYAGDSFWQADCVMGKYDFPLKYKYCKYGKDGAFSLEHGAYREFFIDFETSQPKYVILSDGMMREFPWRGAGVAIPMFSVRSEANVGVGEFLDLKLLVDWAVESGFHLVQLLPINDTSVHGMWWDSYPYSSLSVFALHPMYLRVDALSEDIPEDIKQEIKQARVQLDRKDLDYDATMATKLAIAKKIFVLEKDRIFNSSSFQNYFAENQDWLKPYAAFCFLRDFFETSDHSQWGRFSWFSEEKLEKLVSKDSFNYEIICFYYYIQFHLHMQLSEAAEYAKQKGVVLKGDLPIGVSRNSVDTWVYPNLFRMNTSTGAPPDYFDKNGQNWGFPTYNWEEMSKDNYAWWRARLTQMGKYFTAYRIDHILGFFRIWELPDHAVTGLCGKFRPSIPISQEELESEGLRDFDPLCRPYIRLDLLQEKFGASWTIIASNFLNEYKKDFYEFKEECNTEKTLSSKLKLFLERSMFIESEEKLQRNLFDLLQEVVLIRDREDPRKFYPRFNLEDTSSFKGLDQHSKNVVKRLYYDYYFHRQESLWRQNALKTLPVLMNSSDMLTCGEDLGMIPACVNPVMQELGLIGLRIQRMPSEAGREFGIPSEYSYMTVCAPSCHDCSTLRAWWEEDEGRRRRYFQTVVGSGAMPPDQCTPEIARFVLRKHVESPSMWSIFPLQDLLALKEDYATRPAVEETINDPTNPRHYWRYRMHVTMESLLNDKSLISIIKGLIRGSGRSYPQKELEMKQGSVPVPGNPQISCADK; encoded by the exons ATGGTGAATCTGAGGTTATTATGTGGCAACAAGTCTCTCAAGTCAGTTAGGTTGAGCTTCAGAATACCATATTATACCCACTGGGGACAGCACCTTCTTGTGTGCGGTTCAGAAGCATTGCTCGGTTCGTGGAATGTGAAAAAGGGTCTGTTGTTGAGACCTTCTCATCAGGGGGATGAACTTATATGGTCCGGAAGCATGCCTGTTCCTCCGGGATTCAAAAGTGAATACAGTTATTATGTGGTGGATGATGAGAAAAATGTTGTGAGATGGGAGGTTGGAAAGAAGAGGAAGCTACTGTTGCCTGATGGACTTGAGGATGGTCTGTTGGTAGAGCTTCGTGATCTTTGGCAG ACTGGTTCTGATGATATTCCTTTCAAAAGTGCATTTAAAGATGTCATCTTCCGTAGAACATGGAATTTAGACGTGGAAATGCCCCTTGGGGCTATTCAGAGCAAGTTGGACCAGGAAG ATTCAGCCCTCATACAGTTCAAAATATGCTGCCCACATGTAGATGAAGGAACATCT gTTTATGTGATTGGGAGTTCCCTAAAGCTGGGTCAGTGGAAGGTTCAAAATGGAATTAAGCTCAATTATGCTGGTGACTCATTTTGGCAAGCAGATTGTGTGATGGGAAAATATGACTTTCCTTTAAA ATACAAGTACTGCAAATATGGCAAGGATGGAGCATTTTCTTTGGAACATGGTGCATATCGGGAGTTTTTTATTGACTTCGAAACTAGTCAACCAAAATATGTGATCCTTTCAGATGGCATGATGCGG GAATTTCCTTGGCGGGGTGCTGGTGTTGCCATCCCCATGTTCTCTGTGAGATCCGAGGCCAATGTAGGAGTTGGAGAGTTTCTTGATCTCAAGTTGCTTGTTGATTGGGCCGTTGAGTCTGGCTTTCATTTGGTTCAGCTTTTGCCGATTAATGATACATCAGTGCATGGGATGTGGTGGGATTCGTATCCATACAG CTCACTCTCAGTATTTGCGTTGCACCCAATGTACCTGAGAGTAGATGCACTTTCCGAAGATATTCCAGAAGATATTAAG CAAGAGATAAAGCAAGCAAGAGTTCAGCTAGACAGAAag GATTTAGATTATGATgctaccatggctacaaaacTTGCAATTGCCAAGAAAATTTTTGTGCTAGAGAAGGACAGAATATTCAATTCGAGCTCCTTCCAGAATTACTTTGCTGAGAATCAG GATTGGTTGAAGCCCTATGCAGCTTTCTGTTTCCTGCGAGACTTCTTTGAAACGTCTGATCACAGCCAGTGGGGCCGCTTTTCTTGGTTTTCAGAAGAGAAG CTTGAGAAACTTGTCTCGAAGGACAGCTTTAACTATGAAATAATTTGCTTTTATTACTATATCCAATTCCATTTGCATATGCAA TTGTCAGAAGCGGCAGAATATGCAAAACAGAAAGGAGTAGTGCTGAAAGGTGACCTACCTATTGGAGTTTCGAGAAATAGCGTGGATACGTGGGTCTATCCAAATTTGTTCCGCATGAACACTTCTACTGGGGCACCCCCTGACTATTTCGATAAAAATGGGCAGAATTGGGGATTCCCCACTTATAATTGGGAAGAGATGTCCAAGGATAACTATGCTTGGTGGCGTGCTCGTTTGacccag ATGGGAAAGTACTTTACAGCTTATAGGATTGATCATATATTGGGTTTCTTTAGAATATGGGAGCTTCCTGATCATGCTGTGACTGGTCTCTGTGGGAAATTTCGTCCATCTATTCCTATTAGCCAG GAAGAGCTTGAGTCAGAAGGATTAAGGGATTTTGACCCCTTGTGTCGTCCATATATTCGATTGGATTTGCTACAG GAAAAGTTTGGAGCTTCTTGGACTATTATAGCTTCAAATTTCTTAAACGAGTATAAAAAAGATTTTTATGAG TTCAAAGAGGAGTGCAATACCGAGAAGACACTCTCGTCGAAACTAAAGCTATTCTTGGAGAGATCCATGTTTATAGAGAGTGAGGAGAAACTACAACGGAATCTTTTTGATCTTTTACAG GAAGTAGTCCTTATCCGAGATCGAGAAGATCCAAGAAAGTTTTATCCCCGTTTCAACCTTGAAGACACTTCAAGTTTCAAGGGTTTAGATCAGCACAG TAAAAATGTTGTGAAAAGACTATACTATGATTACTACTTCCACCGACAAGAAAGCCTGTGGCGTCAAAATGCTTTGAAGACTCTGCCTGTTCTTATGAACTCATCTGATATGCTCACTTGTGGGGAAGATCTTGGCATGATTCCTGCCTGTGTTAATCCT GTCATGCAAGAGCTTGGTTTAATAGGGTTACGTATTCAACGCATGCCAAGTGAAGCTGGACGAGAATTTGGTATTCCTTCAGAATACAGCTATATGACG GTATGTGCTCCATCGTGCCATGATTGTTCCACTTTGCGTGCGTGgtgggaagaagatgaaggaaGAAGGCGTCGCTATTTCCAAACTGTTGTGGGGTCCGGTGCAATGCCACCCGATCAGTGTACTCCTGAAATTGCCCGCTTTGTCTTGCGGAAGCATGTTGAGTCCCCATCAATGTGGTCAATATTTCCTCTCCAG GATTTGCTAGCACTCAAAGAGGATTACGCTACTCGCCCTGCAGTCGAGGAGACAATAAATGATCCGACAAATCCAAGACACTACTGGAGATATC GCATGCATGTAACAATGGAGTCCTTGCTCAACGATAAATCACTCATAAGCATCATCAAAGGTCTCATCCGCGGGAGTGGAAGATCTTATCCTCAAAAAGAGCTCGAAATGAAACAAGGGAGCGTACCAGTTCCAGGAAATCCCCAGATTTCTTGTGCAGACAAATGA
- the LOC116029316 gene encoding 4-alpha-glucanotransferase DPE2-like isoform X2: MVNLRLLCGNKSLKSVRLSFRIPYYTHWGQHLLVCGSEALLGSWNVKKGLLLRPSHQGDELIWSGSMPVPPGFKSEYSYYVVDDEKNVVRWEVGKKRKLLLPDGLEDGLLVELRDLWQTGSDDIPFKSAFKDVIFRRTWNLDVEMPLGAIQSKLDQEDEGTSVYVIGSSLKLGQWKVQNGIKLNYAGDSFWQADCVMGKYDFPLKYKYCKYGKDGAFSLEHGAYREFFIDFETSQPKYVILSDGMMREFPWRGAGVAIPMFSVRSEANVGVGEFLDLKLLVDWAVESGFHLVQLLPINDTSVHGMWWDSYPYSSLSVFALHPMYLRVDALSEDIPEDIKQEIKQARVQLDRKDLDYDATMATKLAIAKKIFVLEKDRIFNSSSFQNYFAENQDWLKPYAAFCFLRDFFETSDHSQWGRFSWFSEEKLEKLVSKDSFNYEIICFYYYIQFHLHMQLSEAAEYAKQKGVVLKGDLPIGVSRNSVDTWVYPNLFRMNTSTGAPPDYFDKNGQNWGFPTYNWEEMSKDNYAWWRARLTQMGKYFTAYRIDHILGFFRIWELPDHAVTGLCGKFRPSIPISQEELESEGLRDFDPLCRPYIRLDLLQEKFGASWTIIASNFLNEYKKDFYEFKEECNTEKTLSSKLKLFLERSMFIESEEKLQRNLFDLLQEVVLIRDREDPRKFYPRFNLEDTSSFKGLDQHSKNVVKRLYYDYYFHRQESLWRQNALKTLPVLMNSSDMLTCGEDLGMIPACVNPVMQELGLIGLRIQRMPSEAGREFGIPSEYSYMTVCAPSCHDCSTLRAWWEEDEGRRRRYFQTVVGSGAMPPDQCTPEIARFVLRKHVESPSMWSIFPLQDLLALKEDYATRPAVEETINDPTNPRHYWRYRMHVTMESLLNDKSLISIIKGLIRGSGRSYPQKELEMKQGSVPVPGNPQISCADK, from the exons ATGGTGAATCTGAGGTTATTATGTGGCAACAAGTCTCTCAAGTCAGTTAGGTTGAGCTTCAGAATACCATATTATACCCACTGGGGACAGCACCTTCTTGTGTGCGGTTCAGAAGCATTGCTCGGTTCGTGGAATGTGAAAAAGGGTCTGTTGTTGAGACCTTCTCATCAGGGGGATGAACTTATATGGTCCGGAAGCATGCCTGTTCCTCCGGGATTCAAAAGTGAATACAGTTATTATGTGGTGGATGATGAGAAAAATGTTGTGAGATGGGAGGTTGGAAAGAAGAGGAAGCTACTGTTGCCTGATGGACTTGAGGATGGTCTGTTGGTAGAGCTTCGTGATCTTTGGCAG ACTGGTTCTGATGATATTCCTTTCAAAAGTGCATTTAAAGATGTCATCTTCCGTAGAACATGGAATTTAGACGTGGAAATGCCCCTTGGGGCTATTCAGAGCAAGTTGGACCAGGAAG ATGAAGGAACATCT gTTTATGTGATTGGGAGTTCCCTAAAGCTGGGTCAGTGGAAGGTTCAAAATGGAATTAAGCTCAATTATGCTGGTGACTCATTTTGGCAAGCAGATTGTGTGATGGGAAAATATGACTTTCCTTTAAA ATACAAGTACTGCAAATATGGCAAGGATGGAGCATTTTCTTTGGAACATGGTGCATATCGGGAGTTTTTTATTGACTTCGAAACTAGTCAACCAAAATATGTGATCCTTTCAGATGGCATGATGCGG GAATTTCCTTGGCGGGGTGCTGGTGTTGCCATCCCCATGTTCTCTGTGAGATCCGAGGCCAATGTAGGAGTTGGAGAGTTTCTTGATCTCAAGTTGCTTGTTGATTGGGCCGTTGAGTCTGGCTTTCATTTGGTTCAGCTTTTGCCGATTAATGATACATCAGTGCATGGGATGTGGTGGGATTCGTATCCATACAG CTCACTCTCAGTATTTGCGTTGCACCCAATGTACCTGAGAGTAGATGCACTTTCCGAAGATATTCCAGAAGATATTAAG CAAGAGATAAAGCAAGCAAGAGTTCAGCTAGACAGAAag GATTTAGATTATGATgctaccatggctacaaaacTTGCAATTGCCAAGAAAATTTTTGTGCTAGAGAAGGACAGAATATTCAATTCGAGCTCCTTCCAGAATTACTTTGCTGAGAATCAG GATTGGTTGAAGCCCTATGCAGCTTTCTGTTTCCTGCGAGACTTCTTTGAAACGTCTGATCACAGCCAGTGGGGCCGCTTTTCTTGGTTTTCAGAAGAGAAG CTTGAGAAACTTGTCTCGAAGGACAGCTTTAACTATGAAATAATTTGCTTTTATTACTATATCCAATTCCATTTGCATATGCAA TTGTCAGAAGCGGCAGAATATGCAAAACAGAAAGGAGTAGTGCTGAAAGGTGACCTACCTATTGGAGTTTCGAGAAATAGCGTGGATACGTGGGTCTATCCAAATTTGTTCCGCATGAACACTTCTACTGGGGCACCCCCTGACTATTTCGATAAAAATGGGCAGAATTGGGGATTCCCCACTTATAATTGGGAAGAGATGTCCAAGGATAACTATGCTTGGTGGCGTGCTCGTTTGacccag ATGGGAAAGTACTTTACAGCTTATAGGATTGATCATATATTGGGTTTCTTTAGAATATGGGAGCTTCCTGATCATGCTGTGACTGGTCTCTGTGGGAAATTTCGTCCATCTATTCCTATTAGCCAG GAAGAGCTTGAGTCAGAAGGATTAAGGGATTTTGACCCCTTGTGTCGTCCATATATTCGATTGGATTTGCTACAG GAAAAGTTTGGAGCTTCTTGGACTATTATAGCTTCAAATTTCTTAAACGAGTATAAAAAAGATTTTTATGAG TTCAAAGAGGAGTGCAATACCGAGAAGACACTCTCGTCGAAACTAAAGCTATTCTTGGAGAGATCCATGTTTATAGAGAGTGAGGAGAAACTACAACGGAATCTTTTTGATCTTTTACAG GAAGTAGTCCTTATCCGAGATCGAGAAGATCCAAGAAAGTTTTATCCCCGTTTCAACCTTGAAGACACTTCAAGTTTCAAGGGTTTAGATCAGCACAG TAAAAATGTTGTGAAAAGACTATACTATGATTACTACTTCCACCGACAAGAAAGCCTGTGGCGTCAAAATGCTTTGAAGACTCTGCCTGTTCTTATGAACTCATCTGATATGCTCACTTGTGGGGAAGATCTTGGCATGATTCCTGCCTGTGTTAATCCT GTCATGCAAGAGCTTGGTTTAATAGGGTTACGTATTCAACGCATGCCAAGTGAAGCTGGACGAGAATTTGGTATTCCTTCAGAATACAGCTATATGACG GTATGTGCTCCATCGTGCCATGATTGTTCCACTTTGCGTGCGTGgtgggaagaagatgaaggaaGAAGGCGTCGCTATTTCCAAACTGTTGTGGGGTCCGGTGCAATGCCACCCGATCAGTGTACTCCTGAAATTGCCCGCTTTGTCTTGCGGAAGCATGTTGAGTCCCCATCAATGTGGTCAATATTTCCTCTCCAG GATTTGCTAGCACTCAAAGAGGATTACGCTACTCGCCCTGCAGTCGAGGAGACAATAAATGATCCGACAAATCCAAGACACTACTGGAGATATC GCATGCATGTAACAATGGAGTCCTTGCTCAACGATAAATCACTCATAAGCATCATCAAAGGTCTCATCCGCGGGAGTGGAAGATCTTATCCTCAAAAAGAGCTCGAAATGAAACAAGGGAGCGTACCAGTTCCAGGAAATCCCCAGATTTCTTGTGCAGACAAATGA
- the LOC116029317 gene encoding phosphatidylinositol 4-kinase gamma 8 produces MRFFKMAVAIDQHNYGFKLFGRPPRCKLQSYSQLDFSNTELTQTNLTYSHEHAALNFPNIHKSYSTPCLSLSTKLQEDNDVETNPRIEIIAGHGAPRVHALVVEAAVILASGINPEPVSSGLGGAYFLQSSNGIRIAVAKPIDEEPLAVNNPKGFGGRMLGQPGLKPSIRVGETGFRELAAYLLDHGGFAGVPPTALVKISHVAFNVNGSETMFSPPYKIASLQRFVDHDSDAGDMGPSCFSVASVHSIGILDVRLLNLDRHAGNILLKQRNQESYAVESTKLVPIDHGLCLPESLDDPYFEWLHWPQASIPFSESEIEYISSLDPFKDADLIRTRLPSIRESSVRVLVVCTIFLKSAAASGMCLADIGKMMTREFCGGEERWSVLETICSNAKASLETRVIDVNINIDQDIHEEINEVFQFDVESERVASEGSNCPKTSRSSLSSGKPPKIPRFSSLGSMNTLDDTVLNFFCQKNVCDDDVNNSYMDGDGTGKDDCDSSENMKGSGLMKSKSYPAAGAYQTVCGGICFGEMSGKEWYSFLEVFEKLLPEAFEARKCGGLSKQRLGSSY; encoded by the coding sequence ATGAGATTCTTCAAGATGGCTGTAGCAATTGACCAACATAATTATGGTTTCAAGCTATTTGGCCGACCACCAAGATGCAAACTCCAATCttactctcaacttgatttttcCAATACTGAATTAACCCAAACAAATCTCACATATTCACATGAACATGCTGCTCTTAACTTTCCCAACATCCACAAAAGTTACTCCACCCCTTGCCTATCTCTTTCCACAAAACTGCAGGAAGATAATGATGTTGAGACTAATCCAAGAATTGAAATCATAGCTGGCCATGGAGCTCCGCGGGTGCATGCTCTAGTTGTTGAGGCTGCCGTAATCCTGGCATCTGGAATCAATCCTGAGCCAGTATCAAGTGGCCTAGGTGGTGCTTACTTCCTACAAAGCAGTAACGGCATTAGAATAGCTGTGGCAAAACCAATTGATGAGGAGCCTCTGGCTGTCAATAACCCGAAAGGCTTTGGTGGTAGAATGCTGGGTCAACCTGGCCTAAAGCCCTCCATCAGGGTAGGCGAAACTGGCTTTCGAGAATTGGCTGCTTACCTTCTTGACCATGGTGGATTTGCTGGTGTTCCCCCAACAGCACTTGTCAAGATTTCTCATGTTGCATTCAATGTGAATGGTTCTGAAACAATGTTTTCTCCACCTTACAAGATTGCCTCACTTCAACGatttgtggaccatgattctGATGCAGGGGACATGGGACCTTCATGCTTTTCAGTTGCCTCAGTTCACAGCATTGGGATTTTAGACGTAAGACTTCTTAACCTCGACAGACATGCCGGAAACATTCTATTGAAACAAAGGAATCAAGAAAGCTATGCTGTTGAATCAACAAAGCTTGTCCCTATAGACCATGGACTTTGCTTGCCAGAATCACTTGATGATCCATATTTTGAGTGGCTGCACTGGCCTCAGGCCTCCATACCATTTTCAGAGTCTGAAATTGAGTACATTTCTAGTCTTGACCCATTCAAAGATGCAGATCTCATAAGAACGCGGCTTCCTTCCATTAGAGAATCATCTGTTCGAGTTCTTGTAGTTTGCACCATCTTCTTGAAGTCTGCTGCTGCTTCTGGGATGTGTCTTGCAGATATAGGCAAAATGATGACTAGAGAGTTCTGTGGAGGAGAAGAAAGATGGAGCGTTTTAGAGACTATTTGTTCAAATGCAAAGGCTAGCTTGGAAACCAGAGTTATTGATGTTAACATCAACATTGATCAAGATATACATGAAGAAATCAATGAGGTTTTTCAGTTTGATGTTGAATCTGAAAGAGTTGCCAGTGAAGGCTCAAACTGTCCTAAAACCTCACGGAGCTCTCTATCGAGTGGTAAGCCACCAAAAATTCCAAGGTTTTCATCACTAGGGTCGATGAATACATTGGATGATACTGTGTTAAACTTCTTCTGTCAAAAAAACGTttgtgatgatgatgtgaaCAATAGCTATATGGATGGTGATGGTACCGGAAAGGATGATTGTGATTCAAGTGAGAATATGAAGGGTAGCGGGTTGATGAAGAGCAAGAGCTACCCTGCAGCAGGAGCATACCAGACTGTCTGTGGAGGGATTTGTTTTGGTGAGATGAGTGGTAAGGAATGGTATTCGTTCTTGGAGGTTTTTGAGAAGCTCTTGCCAGAGGCTTTCGAGGCCAGAAAGTGTGGTGGCTTGTCAAAGCAAAGGTTGGGATCTTCATACTAA